The DNA region CACCCTCTGCACTCCACTTACCACCTCTGGAAGTTGATGCGCGGCAATATCACGAGCAGCCTGACTGTTAACAAGAAGCGGTATCCAGCCCCCTACAGCTACAAGGATTGGTACGCTGGCTAGCGTAACATGCCCATCAACAAGGCGAAGGAGCCGGGCTAAGCCCGCAAAGAAAGGAACGTTCCTTTGCTTTGAGAACAAGCGCGTTGCAACGTAAGGTATATCTGAAGCGCCATATGCCCACCTTCGAAGCTGAATAAATTGGGCTTTAAGGGTGCGAGGGTAAGTGTCCGCAAGAACGGCGTCTTGATAAATTGGAACATACACTGGTATAACAGAGTAGTTTCCACCAAAATAGAAATAACTTCGCCAATACTGGTGGCCATCTTCTACGATACTTCGCTTACTCCAGAAGTCCATCTCAACCAATGCATCCATGGGCTGAGAATGGGAGGCGAAATTCCTTAGCGTATGAGGCCGCATTGAACTGATAATATTCCAAAATGAGTTGCCCGTCGCCAACACCCGCATCGGTGCCGGAGCATCCCAAATATTATTCAAAAAAAGGGCTATCGGCTGGTATGAGAGATGCTTGCGATCTTCGTGCACGATATACTCGTACGTTACATAGTCAAAATAGGTCGCGTGGGGACGGTTATCGCTATCGAGAGTAGTGACAATGACATTTTTGTATTCAATGTTTTCCTTTTTGAGCCAGTCTTTTAAGAAATGTCCGGCAAACGTAATGTTGCTTCCTTTACCTCGAATCTCGTCTGGAAGGCCGTCAGGGTGCTCAATAACGTGAAACGCTTTGAATGAATGAGCAAACTTTTCTTTCAGCCTTGCCGCCGTAGCTGCGATAGCTTCGCCTCCCCTGCTTTCATATGTAAAAACAACGATCAGCTTATCATTATCAAACGTTGTATCAGAGACGGACTGGATGGTCGGCTCGATGACTTCGTAGGACTCGTTATATGCGGCAACTATAACGGCGTTATATACCTCCGAGGGCTTTGGAAACGCCGCCGGGTCGGCAGCCATAAGACGAAGATTTTCTTTGTGAACTTCGAATCCGAACCCTTTGGAGCGAGCAAGTTTCTCCTGCTTGTAGCTCTTCACCGGATCCTCAAGCTGGAGAAGCCTTGCACGCCAGTCAACGTTCTGAGCTCTATCAAGCCTGTTGCGGCCGCCAACCGTATGGATTGCGATACCTATAGCTTTTACAAGTACCGTAATGATAATGAGGAGTAGATAGACAGCTGCCGCTAGTGGGCTAAAGAAAGATAGTATAACAAGCAACAAAAGCATACCGTAGCTTAAGATAGCAGGAAGCATTTCAAAAAAACGGTAGAACCGCGTACGTTTTTTTAGAGGTAGCTCTAGATCTAGCATAGATTAAAGGAATGCCACCCTTAGGACTGCCCAAGTTGTAAACCAGACAATAACCGCAAGGAGGATACTAAACCAAACAAATGCCAGTGCAAGCGTACGACGACCCTGAGTGAAAAGTTTCACCGTTAAGACAGTGTGCGCGATTGCCATCAGAGCACCAACAACGATGAAGTTAATAAAATAATACCATTTATCGCGATAGAAACTTGTTTCGCCGAACGAGCTATAGTGCACCGCCACTTGAAGGTCACTTGGCCTCAAGGAAACACCCACATAGATAGAGTAAGCTACGATAATGAGAATAAACAGCAAAAGCAGCAACGCAAGCGCCCTATCGGCGATAATGAGTTTAATGTAATTAATGCCTGCTGTTTTCATATTTTTCCTATAAGAGATCGACCATGGAGCCGCTGACCGGATTTGAACCGGTGACCTACGCTTTACGAAAGCGCCGCTCTACCAGCTGAGCTACAGCGGCATCTATGTAAGTCTCTTGGTTATTATAGCACCGCCCGGACATCCAACAAATAGTCTCTTTCCCTGTTGCGCCTCAAGGCAAAAACTGCTATCATGTGTGGAGCTAAGATAGCATCATGGGCTCGTAGTGAAGGGGTTATCACGCCTCCCTGTCACGGAGGAGATCGCCGGTTCAAATCCGGTCGGGCCCGCCAAGATATGATTCAAATTCACCTCATCGTCTTATGACACCTTGATGGGGTGAATTTTTTATAAAGACAATCGAGCCTATGATAGGTTTATACTTTGTTGAAAGGACCTCGACGCAAAGGCCGAATGGCCGTCCCGGTGAATACCTGTATGTACTGACGAGTGGACATTGATTCTGCCTTCTTTCCATGTCATCATATTCGTAGATGCAAGCAATTCACTATACTGAACTGACTCCAGATGCCGTCACGGCTTCTACTATTAGCAGCCTTAATCGTCTTCTTCCCCAGTTATCTCCAGATATTAAGCCGCTCAATCGTGAGTGGCTTGAATATATTTTGGCCAACAACACCCGAATCTTCATTGCCCTGGATGGTGATCGTATAGTCGGCACCGCCCTTCTCTGCTCCATGGTCATCTTGGTTGGGCAGAAGGACTGGATAGAAGACGTTGTGGTTGATAGGGCTTATCGAGGGAAAGGTATTGCTTCAAGGCTAATGGATATAGCGGAGAGTGCTAGTAGACAAAGCCCAGCTAAGAACATCAACCTCACTTCGAGTTCCCACCGAGAAGGCGCTCGGGGTATGTACGTGAAGCGTGGATACAAACTTCGAGATACAAGTGTCTTTCGCTTAGAGAGATAGACTTTCTGATATGACATCACGGAGATGCTGGATGAGCTATCCGATAATTTTCAAGGTGAGTCGTAAGCCACCGGGAAGATAGTGTTAATCTTCACCTATATTGACGATGAGCACCTTGCCGTGGGTATTGTTGCACTCGACAAGCGTATGGGTCAACGCACGCTTTTTATGATTTTTCAAGAGCGTTACCCTTCGGGAACGGCAGTCACGAGAAAAGCGAAGTTATCCTTGACCAAGGATGGTTCACTTTTGGCCAAGCCGAAGAGCTAATGCTCGACGGCCAAATAAGCGCTGGACATACGCTTGCGAGCATCGCGCTCGTCAACGCTTTCATTTACCAGAATCCGGACCACTCTATTGTTCGCGTGACTCGATAGTTCTACTTCGACTCGTAACGACTTTGGACGAAGTCCCAATTTACTACACTCCACCATGCTTTAATATAATCATCACGTTTGTTTTTGTAATCAAGATAGTAAGCATGCTCCCAAACATCGAGGCCCAAAAGAGGCGCTTCTAACCCCTGGCTAAGGGGCGTGTCTTGGTTTGGTGTTGTAATAATATCAAGATTCGGCTGAAGCCACGCCCATCCACTTCCAAATACACCAAGAGACTTTGCTGTAAATTCATCTACAAATGCCTGGAAATTTCCGTAACGATCTGTGATCGCCTTTGCCAGATCACCAGTCGGCTCTCCGCCTCCGTCCGGTGACATCCATTGCCAAAATAGGCTGTGGTTATAATGACCACCACCTTGGTTTCGAATAGCCGCCTGAACCGACTCGGGTAGACTGCCTAGGTCCGAAAGGAGCGTCTCGAGAGGACGTTCTTTTAAAGCCGGTGCGGCTTCAAGAGCCGCGTTAAGCTTGTCAACATATGCCTGATGATGCTTATCATGATGGAGTTGCATGATTTCTTTACTGATATACTTACCCAACTGATCGTATTCGTATGGTAAATCCGGTAGTGTGTACATTTCACCCCTCCTTATTGTGTTTGACTATTGTTATCAGTAACCCCTTGAGCCTGCACTTCAGGGATCTGAATAAATTCTTTCACCTTGCCTGCCTTTTTTAATTCCGTAAGGCGTTTGTTAAATTCCGTAAGGGGTATTTTTAGAAAAGCATAGCTTACTTGAGTATCGGTTTTTTCAAGCAGACGGATAAAGTAATAGCCATCACCTGTTGTTGTTTTTATAACGCCAGATACTTCGTCTTTATTTAGCTTCACCGCAGCAGCACTCAAGCCACCATCACGGTTGGTATACGAAACGAGTCCCGAAATTCCCGATTCAACCTTGCTCTCACCACTAAGCTCGGCCGCAATTTTATCGAAGTCGGGACCAGCCGTTTTAATGAGCTCGGCCGCCTTTTCTTCTTTTTGCTTGGCCTGTGTGTCAATTGAGTAAGACACATCTTGGCGTGTGAGCTTCGCTTTTACATCCTCTCTGTACTCATCGGGACTCCAACCAAGCACGTTAAGGGCAGATGCGTCGTATGTCTCCTGAGAGATGCGACCATTTGCCGTATTTCTATCATCATCAATGACTTTATCAATCCGATCGTTTGATATTGTAATACCAAGATCGTGTGCAAGTTTAGCAGCGTAGGCATCGGCAAGAACGGTGTTCATAGACTTTCGCTTTACGAAATCTAGTTGCCGCTTGCCATCTTCGCTGCTAAGATTGAGCTGCTCGCTTCGCTGTAAGTAGTGAGCCGAGCTATTATAGTACATGAGGTAGTCGCCATAACGAACCGACTCTCCGTCAATAGATGCAACCGGTAGCGGTAATACACGTGTTACCCGATAAAAAAAGGTGCTGGTATTTTGAACGATATAAAGCTGCCACCACCCTACAAGCACAACGAGAAGCAGTGCGACGATTGTGACCAAAATCGTATTAAAAACAAGACGGTGTTTGGCATATTGCATCGGGTACTTGAAGCGACGACCGCCAGCCAAGATTCGCTCACGATGCTCTGCGACGGTTTCGTTGGTTATACGAGCAGGTGCTTGTTTGCTTGCTTTATCGCGTCGTTTAAGTCGTAATTTTTTCATAATCCCCTTGCTTCTCGTTACCCACCGCTACAGATACTGCGTCCTGGAGCTTGTTATAAATTTCTTCGGGATGATCAACCTTCTTGATAATGAGGTCGCCAACAACGGTTTGGATGATGATTGTCCCAAATCCAAATATCTCTCCCGTGAATCCAGGTATATTATAGCTTATGTTTTGGATTTTTGATAGATTGAGCTCCACCACATCCTTTCCAAAGAAACCATGTTGCGTCACTTGTCTTATGCGCTGGTCGGTCACGATGTAGATGGTAAAATACCACATGATAAAATGGTACGCAAACAGCAGAATACCAATGATCAAACCAGCAATCGGAAGAAGAAAGAGTTCAATCGTATTTTGCCAGATAAGCGGCGGGATGGCCGAAAGAGCGAACGGAATAAGAAGAAGATAAAATCCCTTTCGCATAGATATCATATGACGACGAAAGATAAATAATAATTGCTCGTCCGCGCGTTGACCGTCAAACTCTGGTTGAAAATCGTCTTTTTTAGTCATAATTCCCCTTTGGTACCCCGGGCAGGAGTCGAACCTGCAACCTTTTCCTTAGGACGGAACTGCTCTATCCAATTGAGCTACCGAGGCGTATTAGGGTTAGTATAGCATAAAAACAGCGGCCGCCTGACCGCTGTTTTTTCATAAAGGATGCCCCTATTTGCGGGCGCTGCCAGGACGTGGCTGAGTAAAGTACTCGTGAACAGTCTGGTATTCGTCATAAATTTCATCTTCAGAGAACCAGTGTTCAATTTCTTGCTTTGCTTCATCAGGATCACCTGACGCGTGAAGGATAGTAGGCAGTGCTACGTTATGAGCGTTGACATGATCAAGGCTAGCGTGGGCGTAGTCACCACGGATTGTCCCCGGTGCCGCTTCTTTGGTATTGGTCGCGCCAACCATTTTGCGTACTAAAACAACAGCTTCAACTCCCTCTAGGATCATTGCGATAACCGGACCCTCTTGCATTGCGCCAAGCTGAACCTTAAACTGGTCTTCGCCTCGCCTCGAAACCATCTTGCCAATTGTTTCGTAGTGATGGAAATAGTGATCCTCATCCGGATTAGCCATTTTCATCGCTACGATTTTTAATCCAACTTTTTCAAATCTGCTTAAGACTTCCCCGACAATGCCGCGCTGTACAGCATCTGGCTTAAAAACAACCAGTGTTCGTTCCATAAGTTATTCTCCTACTTGCTTGTAACGTCTCTTATTTTAGCAAAAGTACAACCGTTAAGATACCCGCGAGGCCAAGCCGATACCAGCCAAATAACGCCAGGCCATGTTTGGATAAGTATTTCATAAGGAAACCTACGGCAATAAGTCCTGAAATAAACGCGACAGCATTACTTAAAAGCAACATTGGTAAGTGATCGAACAGGTAGGCACGGTCGCTTGATTTGACGAGCAGCTTTACTGAAACGCCAATCATAATAGGAAGTGACACTAAAAAACTATATTCTGCTGCCGCCGCTGCATTAAGCCCTGCCAAGCGTCCAGCAATAATTGTCGAGCCGGAACGCGAAACACCTGGGATAAGTGCAAACACTTGCGCAATACCAATCCAGAATGCACGCGATGGTCCTAAATGCTGGCCATGTTCTTTAGGGCTGGCCTTGGGTAACTTGTCGGCCAAAACCATAATTGCCCCTACCGTCGCTAGTGCGACTGTGACGACAATTAAGCTACTAAAGAAAGGTGATGTTTCAATAAAATTAGAAAGGAAAAAGCCAATTGCACCGGCCGGAATGGCTGTAATAAGGATGTTGCGTGCCAGGATGAAGTTACGATTAACAAATACGTCCTTGCAAATTTCAATGATGCGCTTACGGAAGTAAATAACCAGCGCGAAAAGTGTTCCGAAGTTAATAAATTCAATGAATAAGTGGTCGGGTGCCATACCGAATAGCTGCTGCGCAATAACGAGGTGCCCCGAACTACTTACTGGTATGAATTCAGTGAGCCCCTGTACCAGTCCAAGGACAATAGCTTCAATAACATTCATCTCCACTATTATACCCAAGAGCTCTTATCTAGGCTATGCTAATACTATGTATTTAAGCGAACTGATCCTCGATTATATTGAACACCTTGAAGTAGAGGGTGGACGATCTGCTAAGACCGCAGAGAACTATCGTCTCTATTTGGAGCGCCTGGTTGAATTTACGAATGATATAACTGTAGATAAAATAACATCAGAGGTCTTGAGAAAATATAGATTATGGCTTAACAGATACAAAAATAACAACGAGGATGAGTTGGCAACAATTACTCAAAGTTACCATCTTATCGCACTGCGAGGGTTCTTGAATTATCTCGCTAAACGTGACATTCCAAGCCTCAGTCCCGAAAAAGTGGAGCTTCCCAAGATATCGAGAAAGCAGGTCACCTTTCTTCACTTTGACGAGGTAGCCCGTATGCTTGACGCTATCCCTCTTGATGACGAGCAGGGTTTGCGCGATAGAGCCATTGTTGAGCTTCTTTTCTCTAGCGGCCTCCGTGTATCAGAACTAGTTAACCTCAACCGCGACCATGTAAACACAAGACGCCGTGAATTTATGGTTCGCGGTAAAGGTCAGAAAGACCGTCCGGTATTTATTGGTGAGACAGCAGCCCTACGAGTTGAAGACTACCTAAAGGCTCGTCTCGATAACCTTCCTCCTCTTTTTTTAAGCTACAGCCGCAATAACATATCGGGTACTACTGGCGACTACCGCAGGTTAACCGCTCGTAGTATTCAGCGTATTATCTCAAAGTATGCACGGCTTGCGGGGATTACGAAACATGT from Candidatus Saccharimonadales bacterium includes:
- a CDS encoding nucleoside-diphosphate kinase, which gives rise to MERTLVVFKPDAVQRGIVGEVLSRFEKVGLKIVAMKMANPDEDHYFHHYETIGKMVSRRGEDQFKVQLGAMQEGPVIAMILEGVEAVVLVRKMVGATNTKEAAPGTIRGDYAHASLDHVNAHNVALPTILHASGDPDEAKQEIEHWFSEDEIYDEYQTVHEYFTQPRPGSARK
- a CDS encoding superoxide dismutase translates to MYTLPDLPYEYDQLGKYISKEIMQLHHDKHHQAYVDKLNAALEAAPALKERPLETLLSDLGSLPESVQAAIRNQGGGHYNHSLFWQWMSPDGGGEPTGDLAKAITDRYGNFQAFVDEFTAKSLGVFGSGWAWLQPNLDIITTPNQDTPLSQGLEAPLLGLDVWEHAYYLDYKNKRDDYIKAWWSVVNWDFVQSRYESK
- a CDS encoding GNAT family N-acetyltransferase; translated protein: MQAIHYTELTPDAVTASTISSLNRLLPQLSPDIKPLNREWLEYILANNTRIFIALDGDRIVGTALLCSMVILVGQKDWIEDVVVDRAYRGKGIASRLMDIAESASRQSPAKNINLTSSSHREGARGMYVKRGYKLRDTSVFRLER
- a CDS encoding SurA N-terminal domain-containing protein; translation: MKKLRLKRRDKASKQAPARITNETVAEHRERILAGGRRFKYPMQYAKHRLVFNTILVTIVALLLVVLVGWWQLYIVQNTSTFFYRVTRVLPLPVASIDGESVRYGDYLMYYNSSAHYLQRSEQLNLSSEDGKRQLDFVKRKSMNTVLADAYAAKLAHDLGITISNDRIDKVIDDDRNTANGRISQETYDASALNVLGWSPDEYREDVKAKLTRQDVSYSIDTQAKQKEEKAAELIKTAGPDFDKIAAELSGESKVESGISGLVSYTNRDGGLSAAAVKLNKDEVSGVIKTTTGDGYYFIRLLEKTDTQVSYAFLKIPLTEFNKRLTELKKAGKVKEFIQIPEVQAQGVTDNNSQTQ
- a CDS encoding undecaprenyl-diphosphate phosphatase is translated as MNVIEAIVLGLVQGLTEFIPVSSSGHLVIAQQLFGMAPDHLFIEFINFGTLFALVIYFRKRIIEICKDVFVNRNFILARNILITAIPAGAIGFFLSNFIETSPFFSSLIVVTVALATVGAIMVLADKLPKASPKEHGQHLGPSRAFWIGIAQVFALIPGVSRSGSTIIAGRLAGLNAAAAAEYSFLVSLPIMIGVSVKLLVKSSDRAYLFDHLPMLLLSNAVAFISGLIAVGFLMKYLSKHGLALFGWYRLGLAGILTVVLLLK
- the xerA gene encoding site-specific tyrosine recombinase/integron integrase; the protein is MYLSELILDYIEHLEVEGGRSAKTAENYRLYLERLVEFTNDITVDKITSEVLRKYRLWLNRYKNNNEDELATITQSYHLIALRGFLNYLAKRDIPSLSPEKVELPKISRKQVTFLHFDEVARMLDAIPLDDEQGLRDRAIVELLFSSGLRVSELVNLNRDHVNTRRREFMVRGKGQKDRPVFIGETAALRVEDYLKARLDNLPPLFLSYSRNNISGTTGDYRRLTARSIQRIISKYARLAGITKHVSPHTMRHSFATDLLMNGADLRSVQSMLGHSNISTTQAYTHVTDEHLREVYEKFHSDTE
- a CDS encoding PH domain-containing protein — its product is MTKKDDFQPEFDGQRADEQLLFIFRRHMISMRKGFYLLLIPFALSAIPPLIWQNTIELFLLPIAGLIIGILLFAYHFIMWYFTIYIVTDQRIRQVTQHGFFGKDVVELNLSKIQNISYNIPGFTGEIFGFGTIIIQTVVGDLIIKKVDHPEEIYNKLQDAVSVAVGNEKQGDYEKITT